From Cydia fagiglandana chromosome 6, ilCydFagi1.1, whole genome shotgun sequence, the proteins below share one genomic window:
- the LOC134665293 gene encoding kelch domain-containing protein 10 homolog, whose protein sequence is MSQNSHLHAVTVGVMTSSRRDFVFKPFKVIEVKFRSAECPRPRSGHRIACDDVNIYCFGGYNPSLPRTSIQRENPTWTPERPLFKELWSYSIATRRWTEHEVVENMPEELASNAMCMNGRYLMIFGGTGAPFGNKCSNDVIAWKASPGDAKLVVLEATGTKPPGQYGQAILCHDGHFYTIGGTNGFAYNSDIYRLDLRTLVWESVFVGTGDEEEPIGRYRHEVARVDDKLYIIGGGTGEWAFELMEIPVFDLQTRTWSTLTPKADDTQGVAVAPLPRKCHSAVQIDTPTGVQVFVAGGSDGNSVFEDIWRLNLSEMQWYKMHKTVLPNPLYFHSSTVTSQGCMYVFGGIEPKEDAASRNNILYKVWLCIPKLSEICWEAMLHLYPTLDSMPRARLLDMGIPVHLVDRLCPQY, encoded by the exons ATGAGCCAAAATAGCCATCTACATGCTGTTACAGTCGGCGTAATGACTTCATCGAGGAGAGACTTTGTTTTCAAACCTTTTAAGGTTATTGAAGTAAAGTTTCGCAGTGCAGAGTGTCCCAGACCCCGAAGTGGGCATAGAATAGCATGCGACGACGTAAATATCTACTGTTTTGGTGGTTATAACCCTTCACTCCCTCGAACAAGTATACAGAGAGAAAATCCGACTTGGACACCGGAGCGGCCGCTTTTTAAAGAGCTCTGGAGTTATTCGATAGCAACGCGTAGATGGACGGAACATGAAGTCGTGGAGAATATGCCGGAAGAGTTAGCATCTAATGCTATGTGTATGAATGGCCGATACTTGATG atatttGGAGGTACTGGTGCGCCATTTGGTAACAAGTGTAGTAATGATGTGATTGCATGGAAGGCGAGTCCAGGTGATGCTAAGCTGGTAGTGTTGGAAGCAACAGGTACAAAGCCACCGGGACAATATGGGCAGGCCATATTATGTCATGATGGACATTTCTATACTATTGGTGGCACCAACGGCTTTGCTTACAACAGTGACATATACAG GTTAGATCTCCGAACATTGGTCTGGGAGTCAGTTTTCGTAGGTACCGGTGATGAAGAAGAGCCTATAGGAAGGTACAGACATGAAGTTGCAAGAGTTGAtgacaaattatacataatagGGGGCGGGACAGGTGAATGGGCCTTTGAACTTATGGAGATACCAGTGTTTGACCTACAGACTAGAACATGGTCTACGTTAACACCGAAAGCTGATGACACCCAGGGAGTTGCTGTGGCCCCTTTACCACGAAAATGCCACAGTGCTGTCCAGATAGACACACCAACCGGTGTTCAAGTATTTGTAGCAGGGGGATCTGATGGTAATTCTGTGTTCGAAGATATATGGAGGCTTAATTTGTCCGAGATGCAATGGTATAAAATGCATAAGACTGTGTTACCAAACCCTCTATATTTTCATTCGTCTACAGTAACTTCACAAGGTTGCATGTATGTATTTGGAGGTATTGAACCTAAGGAGGATGCGGCTAGtagaaataatattttgtataaagTTTGGCTTTGTATACCAAAATTGAGTGAGATTTGTTGGGAAGCTATGTTACATTTATATCCTACTCTAGATTCAATGCCTAGGGCAAGGCTActagacatggggatacctgtgcACCTGGTGGACAGGTTATGTCCACAGTATTAA